In Streptomyces seoulensis, the following are encoded in one genomic region:
- a CDS encoding aminopeptidase P family protein, protein MTGSTPAIFTAEDYRARMARAAGAAAEAGLGGLLVAPGPDLVWLTGYAPPVTERLTLLVLVPGREPVLVVPALEAPDAERAVGAPALTLLKWTDGEDPHSLTAELLDPKGGVGVSDNAWALHLLALQRVLPDLRCAALTDALPMLRAVKDAAELELLAAAGAAADAAFEEIRLLPFAGRREDEVGRDLADLLRRFGHSQVDFTIVGSGPNGANPHHEVGERVIQRGDMVVLDFGGLKDGYGSDTTRTVHVGEPTEEERRVHDVVRAAQEAGFRAVRPGATCQDVDRAARAVIEDAGYGPYFIHRTGHGIGVTTHEPPYMIEGEEQPLVPGMCFSVEPGIYLPGRFGVRIEDIVTVTEDGGRRLNNTTREMVVVD, encoded by the coding sequence ATGACCGGCAGCACGCCCGCGATCTTCACCGCCGAGGACTACCGCGCCCGGATGGCGCGCGCGGCCGGCGCCGCCGCCGAGGCGGGGCTCGGGGGGCTGCTCGTGGCGCCGGGACCGGATCTCGTCTGGCTCACCGGGTACGCGCCTCCGGTCACCGAGCGGCTCACCCTGCTCGTCCTCGTGCCCGGCCGCGAACCCGTGCTCGTGGTGCCCGCGCTGGAGGCGCCCGACGCCGAGCGGGCCGTCGGCGCCCCCGCGCTCACCCTGCTGAAGTGGACCGACGGCGAGGACCCGCACTCCCTCACCGCCGAGCTGCTCGACCCCAAGGGCGGCGTCGGCGTCAGCGACAACGCGTGGGCGCTGCATCTGCTCGCCCTCCAGCGGGTCCTGCCGGACCTCAGGTGCGCCGCGCTCACCGACGCGCTGCCCATGCTGCGTGCCGTCAAGGACGCGGCCGAGCTGGAACTGCTCGCCGCCGCCGGGGCCGCGGCCGACGCCGCCTTCGAGGAGATCCGCCTGCTGCCCTTCGCCGGGCGGCGCGAGGACGAGGTGGGGCGCGACCTCGCCGATCTGCTGCGCCGCTTCGGCCACTCCCAGGTGGACTTCACCATCGTCGGCTCCGGTCCCAACGGCGCCAACCCGCACCACGAGGTCGGGGAGCGGGTCATCCAGCGGGGCGACATGGTCGTGCTCGACTTCGGCGGGCTCAAGGACGGCTACGGCTCCGACACCACACGCACGGTCCACGTGGGCGAGCCGACCGAGGAGGAGCGCCGGGTGCACGACGTGGTGCGGGCCGCGCAGGAGGCCGGGTTCCGGGCCGTCCGGCCGGGCGCCACCTGCCAGGACGTCGACCGTGCCGCCCGCGCGGTGATCGAGGACGCGGGGTACGGGCCGTACTTCATCCACCGCACCGGGCACGGCATCGGCGTCACCACCCACGAGCCGCCGTACATGATCGAGGGCGAGGAACAGCCGCTCGTGCCCGGCATGTGCTTCTCGGTCGAACCCGGCATCTACCTGCCCGGCCGGTTCGGGGTCCGGATCGAGGACATCGTGACGGTGACGGAGGACGGTGGACGCCGCCTGAACAACACCACCCGTGAGATGGTCGTGGTGGACTGA
- a CDS encoding aminoglycoside phosphotransferase family protein, with protein sequence MTRPPTPTPDTVRALVRSLLRSGPANGPEVRPVAPEHPYTWWVGTRYVLRLAPDREASVRLRRETRLRDLVRPHVPVVVPSGVAHGDWTPGLACTLDARLPGDYGGGLEVSALGEADLAGLFTGLRAVPVRQAETLGVPRAAPRSLGALRRIAAHAAERLAAADEFDAGRLRQLTPSGAAQLAAQAGSAVLTHHRLTDDHVMISADGRVRAVLDWTGAALGDPAEDIAALATSVGAPAAVRAATLAGYGPRPCLRGLWLARCDTVIALTEHLDTPSAGPLHAALLRAWEPIMLERVTELKDEE encoded by the coding sequence ATGACCCGGCCCCCGACCCCCACCCCGGACACCGTGCGCGCACTGGTCCGCTCGCTGCTCAGGAGCGGTCCGGCCAACGGGCCCGAGGTACGGCCCGTCGCGCCGGAGCACCCGTACACCTGGTGGGTCGGGACCCGGTACGTGCTGCGGCTCGCGCCCGACCGCGAGGCGTCCGTGCGGCTGCGGCGCGAGACGCGGCTGCGGGATCTGGTGCGGCCGCACGTGCCCGTCGTCGTGCCGTCGGGGGTGGCGCACGGCGACTGGACGCCCGGACTCGCCTGCACGCTCGACGCGAGGCTGCCGGGCGACTACGGCGGCGGGCTCGAGGTGTCCGCGCTCGGGGAGGCCGACCTCGCGGGGCTGTTCACCGGGCTGCGCGCGGTCCCGGTGCGGCAGGCCGAGACGCTCGGGGTGCCGCGTGCGGCTCCGCGCTCGCTGGGGGCGCTGCGCCGTATCGCCGCCCACGCGGCCGAACGTCTCGCCGCCGCCGACGAGTTCGACGCGGGGCGGCTGCGCCAGCTCACGCCGTCCGGGGCCGCGCAGCTCGCCGCGCAGGCGGGCTCGGCCGTCCTCACCCACCACCGGCTCACCGACGACCACGTCATGATCAGCGCCGACGGCCGGGTCCGCGCGGTCCTGGACTGGACCGGCGCGGCCCTCGGCGACCCGGCCGAGGACATCGCCGCCCTCGCCACCTCGGTCGGCGCCCCCGCCGCCGTCCGCGCCGCCACCCTCGCCGGGTACGGCCCCCGCCCCTGCCTCCGCGGCCTCTGGCTCGCCCGCTGCGACACCGTGATCGCCCTGACCGAACACCTGGACACCCCGTCGGCGGGACCCCTGCACGCGGCCCTCCTCCGGGCCTGGGAGCCGATCATGCTGGAGCGGGTGACGGAGCTGAAGGACGAGGAGTAG
- the cyc2 gene encoding germacradienol/geosmin synthase Cyc2, whose product MTQPFELPHFYMPYPARLNPHLDDARSHSTAWAREMGMLEGSGIWDQADLEAHDYGLLCAYTHPDCDGPALSLITDWYVWVFFFDDHFLDMFKRTPDRVAGKAHLDRLPLFMPLDPGAPVPEPENPVEAGLADLWARTVPAMSADWRRRFAVATEHLLNESMWELSNINEGRIANPVEYIEMRRKVGGAPWSAGLVEYATAEVPASVAESRPLRVLMETFSDAVHLRNDLFSYQREVEEEGENSNGVLVLERFFGCATQEAAETVNDVLTSRLHQFEHTALTEVPAVALEKGLRPDEVAAVAAYTKGLQDWQSGGHEWHLRSSRYMNQGARSETPWRVPSGPGTSAADVRALLASAGAERLRAYTHVPYQKVGPSLLPDFHMPFPLELSPHVDASRRNLLTWCHTMGILGEGVWDEDKLAAYDLALCSAGLDPDATPEALDLSAQWLAWGTYGDDYYPLVYGHRRDLAAARLTTARLSQCMSVAGEPGIVPVNAMERGLVDLWTRTTAPMSAEQRQTLKAAVDVMTESWVWELSNQLQHRVPDPVDYLEMRRATFGSDLTLSMCRMGQGPAVPPEVYRTGPVRSLENAAIDYACLLNDVFSYQKEIEYEGEIHNAILVVQNFFGVDYPAALAVVHDLMTQRMQQFEHVIAHELPVLYDDFQLSEEARAAMDHYVLDLQNWLAGILNWHREVDRYKAEWLAGRAHGFVPGQTPGRLQPAG is encoded by the coding sequence ATGACGCAGCCGTTCGAACTCCCGCACTTCTACATGCCGTATCCCGCGCGGCTCAACCCGCATCTCGACGACGCCCGTTCCCACTCCACCGCGTGGGCGCGTGAGATGGGCATGCTGGAGGGGTCGGGCATCTGGGACCAGGCCGATCTGGAGGCCCATGACTACGGCCTGCTGTGCGCCTACACCCACCCCGACTGCGACGGACCGGCGCTCTCGCTGATCACCGACTGGTACGTGTGGGTGTTCTTCTTCGACGACCACTTCCTCGACATGTTCAAGCGCACCCCGGACCGCGTGGCCGGCAAGGCCCACCTGGACCGGCTCCCGCTGTTCATGCCGCTCGACCCGGGCGCGCCCGTCCCCGAGCCGGAGAACCCGGTCGAGGCGGGCCTCGCCGACCTGTGGGCGCGCACGGTCCCGGCGATGTCGGCGGACTGGCGGCGCCGCTTCGCCGTGGCGACCGAGCACCTGTTGAACGAGTCGATGTGGGAGCTGTCCAACATCAACGAGGGCCGTATCGCCAACCCGGTCGAGTACATCGAGATGCGCCGCAAGGTGGGCGGCGCCCCCTGGTCGGCGGGGCTGGTGGAGTACGCGACGGCGGAGGTGCCCGCGTCGGTCGCGGAGTCCCGGCCGCTGCGGGTGCTGATGGAGACCTTCTCCGACGCCGTCCACCTGCGCAACGACCTGTTCTCCTACCAGCGCGAGGTGGAGGAGGAGGGCGAGAACAGCAACGGCGTGCTCGTGCTGGAGCGGTTCTTCGGCTGCGCCACCCAGGAGGCCGCCGAGACCGTCAACGACGTCCTCACCTCCCGGCTGCACCAGTTCGAGCACACCGCGCTCACCGAGGTGCCCGCCGTCGCGCTGGAGAAGGGGCTGCGGCCCGACGAGGTCGCGGCGGTCGCCGCCTACACCAAGGGACTCCAGGACTGGCAGTCCGGCGGCCACGAGTGGCACTTGCGCTCCAGCCGCTACATGAACCAGGGCGCCCGCTCCGAGACGCCCTGGCGGGTGCCGAGCGGCCCCGGCACCTCCGCCGCCGACGTGCGCGCCCTGCTCGCCTCGGCGGGCGCCGAACGCCTGCGCGCGTACACCCACGTCCCGTACCAGAAGGTCGGCCCGTCGCTGCTGCCCGACTTCCACATGCCCTTCCCGCTGGAGCTGAGCCCGCACGTCGACGCCTCCCGGCGGAACCTCCTCACGTGGTGCCACACCATGGGCATCCTCGGCGAAGGGGTCTGGGACGAGGACAAGCTCGCCGCGTACGACCTCGCGCTGTGCTCCGCCGGACTCGATCCCGACGCCACCCCCGAGGCGCTCGACCTGAGCGCGCAGTGGCTCGCCTGGGGGACGTACGGCGACGACTACTACCCCCTGGTGTACGGCCACCGCCGCGACCTGGCCGCCGCCCGGCTGACCACGGCCCGGCTCTCGCAGTGCATGTCCGTGGCCGGGGAACCGGGGATCGTCCCGGTCAACGCCATGGAGCGCGGGCTCGTCGACCTGTGGACCCGGACCACCGCGCCGATGAGCGCCGAACAGCGGCAGACCCTGAAGGCCGCCGTCGACGTGATGACCGAGAGCTGGGTGTGGGAGCTGTCCAACCAGCTCCAGCACCGGGTCCCCGATCCCGTCGACTACCTGGAGATGCGCCGCGCCACCTTCGGCTCCGACCTCACCCTGAGCATGTGCCGGATGGGCCAGGGCCCGGCCGTCCCGCCCGAGGTGTACCGCACCGGGCCGGTGCGCTCACTGGAGAACGCGGCCATCGACTACGCCTGCCTGCTCAACGACGTGTTCTCGTACCAGAAGGAGATCGAGTACGAGGGCGAGATCCACAACGCGATCCTCGTCGTGCAGAACTTCTTCGGCGTCGACTACCCGGCCGCGCTCGCCGTCGTGCACGATCTGATGACCCAGCGCATGCAGCAGTTCGAGCATGTCATCGCGCACGAACTGCCCGTGCTCTACGACGACTTCCAGCTCTCCGAAGAGGCGCGCGCGGCGATGGACCACTATGTCCTCGACCTCCAGAACTGGCTCGCGGGCATCCTCAACTGGCATCGGGAGGTGGACCGTTACAAGGCCGAGTGGCTGGCCGGCCGCGCCCATGGCTTCGTACCCGGCCAGACACCGGGACGGCTCCAACCGGCCGGCTGA